The following are from one region of the Sphingomonas oryzagri genome:
- a CDS encoding HAD family hydrolase, producing MPIELICLDADDTLWHNEKHFGATFAAFERIVAPFDEAGVARDTLDAIQIRNLKLYGYGAKSFTLSMIEAALEVGGERMPSDAVARILAAGRELLAHPVELLPGIEDALDALADRARLVLVTKGDLLHQETKLAASGLGERFSGIEIVSDKDEATFRRVFDRHAVTPEQALMAGDSMRSDILPALAAGAFAAHIPHAMPWAHEMADEPADHPRFRKLDRLGEVIDWIDSL from the coding sequence ATGCCGATCGAGCTGATCTGCCTCGATGCCGACGACACGCTCTGGCACAACGAAAAGCATTTCGGCGCGACCTTCGCGGCGTTCGAGCGGATCGTCGCACCCTTCGATGAGGCGGGTGTCGCCCGCGACACACTGGATGCGATCCAGATCCGCAACCTGAAGCTCTACGGCTACGGCGCCAAGAGCTTCACCCTCTCGATGATCGAGGCGGCGCTGGAAGTCGGCGGTGAGCGGATGCCTTCGGACGCGGTGGCGCGCATCCTCGCGGCGGGGCGCGAACTGCTGGCGCACCCGGTCGAGCTGCTGCCCGGCATCGAAGATGCGCTCGACGCGCTCGCCGACCGCGCGCGGCTGGTACTCGTCACCAAGGGCGACCTGCTGCACCAGGAAACCAAGCTGGCCGCCTCCGGCCTCGGTGAGCGCTTCTCGGGGATCGAGATCGTCAGCGACAAGGACGAGGCGACCTTCCGCCGCGTGTTCGATCGCCACGCGGTGACGCCGGAACAGGCGCTGATGGCCGGGGATTCGATGCGTTCGGACATCCTGCCCGCGCTCGCGGCCGGCGCCTTTGCCGCGCACATTCCGCACGCCATGCCGTGGGCGCACGAAATGGCGGACGAGCCGGCCGATCATCCCCGCTTCCGCAAGCTCGACCGGCTGGGCGAGGTCATCGACTGGATCGACAGCCTCTGA
- the era gene encoding GTPase Era, with translation MTQRCGLVAIVGAPNAGKSTLVNALVGQKVAIVSPKAQTTRVRLMGIAIEGDSQILLVDTPGIFDPRRRLDRAMVAAAWGGAEDADVIALVVDAKSGLTKRIEPLVETLAKRPEPKIVILNKVDVTAKEPLLVLAQTLQERLQPEDILFVSAATGDGVPALKSLLASRVPEGPWHFPEDQVSDATDRMLAAEVTREQLYLQLHAELPYACAVETEKYEERGDGSVAIHQQILVARDSQKAIILGARGARLKEIGSRARGELATLLGAKKVHLFLHVKVKPDWEEDRALYREIGLDWVD, from the coding sequence ATGACCCAGCGCTGCGGCCTGGTCGCCATCGTCGGCGCGCCGAACGCCGGCAAATCCACCCTCGTCAACGCGCTCGTCGGGCAGAAGGTGGCGATCGTCAGCCCCAAGGCGCAGACGACCCGCGTCCGCCTGATGGGCATCGCGATCGAGGGCGATAGCCAGATCCTGCTGGTCGACACGCCCGGCATCTTCGATCCGCGCCGCCGGCTCGATCGCGCGATGGTCGCGGCGGCGTGGGGCGGTGCCGAGGATGCCGATGTCATCGCCTTGGTGGTCGATGCCAAGTCCGGCCTGACCAAGCGGATCGAGCCGCTGGTCGAAACGCTCGCCAAGCGCCCCGAGCCGAAGATCGTCATCCTCAACAAGGTGGACGTGACGGCCAAGGAGCCGCTGCTCGTCCTCGCCCAGACGCTGCAGGAGAGACTCCAGCCGGAGGATATCCTGTTCGTCTCCGCCGCCACCGGCGATGGCGTTCCGGCGCTCAAGTCGCTGTTGGCGAGCCGCGTGCCGGAAGGGCCGTGGCATTTCCCCGAGGATCAGGTTTCCGACGCGACCGACCGGATGCTCGCCGCCGAGGTGACGCGCGAGCAACTCTATCTCCAGCTCCATGCCGAGCTGCCGTACGCGTGCGCGGTCGAGACAGAAAAGTATGAGGAGCGCGGCGACGGTTCGGTCGCGATCCATCAGCAGATTCTCGTCGCGCGCGACAGCCAGAAGGCGATCATCCTCGGCGCGCGCGGTGCGCGTCTGAAGGAGATCGGCAGCCGCGCGCGGGGCGAACTCGCCACCCTGCTCGGCGCAAAGAAGGTCCACCTCTTCCTCCACGTGAAGGTGAAGCCGGACTGGGAAGAGGACCGCGCGCTCTATCGCGAGATCGGGCTGGACTGGGTCGACTGA
- the rnc gene encoding ribonuclease III, which produces MSDTLPPQIEQALGHAPRDPALFLTALTHSSHAGESYQRLEFLGDRVLGLVMGEWLFETFPAEPEGQLSRRLNALVSGDACAEIAKELDLGPHIRLGKQARDDGAQYSTYVLGDVVEALIGALFVEAGIEGARAFIRKAWGDRVHSQGKAPKHPKAELQELAAAKQWRPPVYETTHRGGPHHAPVFTITVSIPGRASAEAKGSSKQEAETEAARNLLKELKS; this is translated from the coding sequence GTGAGCGACACTCTGCCTCCGCAGATCGAGCAGGCCCTCGGCCACGCGCCCCGCGATCCCGCCCTCTTCCTCACCGCGCTCACCCACTCCAGCCATGCCGGAGAGAGTTACCAGCGGCTCGAATTCCTCGGCGACCGCGTGCTCGGCCTCGTGATGGGCGAGTGGCTGTTCGAGACTTTCCCGGCCGAACCCGAAGGCCAGCTCTCGCGCCGACTCAACGCGCTCGTCTCGGGCGATGCCTGTGCGGAGATTGCGAAGGAGCTGGATCTCGGCCCGCATATCCGCCTCGGCAAGCAGGCCCGCGACGACGGCGCGCAATATTCCACCTACGTGCTGGGCGACGTGGTGGAGGCGCTGATCGGCGCGCTGTTCGTGGAGGCCGGGATCGAGGGCGCGCGTGCCTTCATCCGCAAGGCATGGGGCGATCGCGTCCATAGCCAGGGCAAGGCACCCAAGCACCCCAAGGCGGAGCTGCAGGAACTCGCCGCCGCGAAGCAGTGGCGCCCGCCGGTCTACGAAACCACCCATCGCGGCGGGCCGCACCACGCGCCCGTCTTCACCATCACCGTCTCGATCCCCGGCCGCGCCAGTGCCGAGGCCAAGGGTAGCTCCAAGCAGGAGGCCGAGACCGAGGCGGCCCGCAATCTGTTGAAGGAATTGAAGTCATGA
- the lepB gene encoding signal peptidase I: MATTLSTPAKSARRRSSEGWGGVVRFVLSVALMGLALRSFVIMPRSIPSESMMPRLLVGDYLMVAKWPYGFSRFSLPWAPPGPHGRLLGFTPQRGDVVVFRAPPDDKSDYIKRLIGLPGDRIQMKGGVLWLNGKAVPKVRESDFIIPIAPNTECSTIANVETPYGPGANFEGKETCRFARYRETLPDGISYDVLDQGDTPQDDTPVFTVPAGHYFMMGDNRDMSADSRFPAIPGQGIGFVPAENLEGRALFTIWSTDGSSHWLNPASWWHALRPGRIGHGFR; encoded by the coding sequence GTGGCCACCACGCTTTCGACTCCAGCAAAATCCGCCCGCCGTCGCTCCTCCGAAGGCTGGGGCGGTGTCGTGCGCTTCGTCCTGTCCGTCGCGCTGATGGGGCTGGCGCTCCGCAGCTTTGTCATCATGCCGCGCAGCATCCCGTCCGAATCGATGATGCCGCGCCTGCTGGTCGGCGATTATCTGATGGTCGCGAAATGGCCCTACGGCTTCTCGCGCTTCAGCCTGCCCTGGGCGCCGCCGGGGCCGCACGGCCGGTTGCTGGGCTTCACGCCGCAGCGGGGCGATGTCGTCGTGTTCCGCGCGCCGCCGGACGACAAGTCCGATTACATCAAGCGCCTGATCGGCCTGCCCGGCGACCGCATCCAGATGAAGGGCGGCGTGCTCTGGCTCAACGGCAAGGCCGTGCCCAAGGTACGCGAGAGCGACTTCATCATCCCGATCGCGCCCAATACCGAGTGCAGCACGATCGCCAATGTTGAGACGCCCTACGGCCCCGGCGCGAACTTCGAGGGCAAGGAAACCTGCCGCTTCGCCCGCTATCGCGAGACGCTGCCCGACGGCATCAGCTACGACGTGCTCGACCAGGGCGACACGCCGCAGGACGACACGCCGGTCTTCACCGTACCCGCCGGCCATTATTTCATGATGGGCGACAATCGCGACATGTCCGCCGACAGCCGCTTCCCGGCGATCCCCGGCCAGGGCATCGGCTTCGTGCCGGCCGAGAATCTGGAGGGGCGCGCGCTCTTCACCATCTGGTCGACCGACGGTTCCTCGCACTGGCTTAACCCGGCAAGCTGGTGGCACGCGCTGCGGCCGGGCCGGATCGGGCACGGCTTTCGGTGA
- the gorA gene encoding glutathione-disulfide reductase: protein MADHDYDLFVIGGGSGGVRAARISAAHGAKVAMAEEYRVGGTCVIRGCVPKKLLIYGAHFAEDLKDAKRFGWQVPDCDFDWPTLRDNVLADVDRLEGLYQNTLDSHGVETFHQRAVVTGPNEIELADGTKKTARIILIATGARPAVPACPGHEHGITSNEAFHLDSVPKRIVIAGGGYIANEFAGIFNELGSKVTLVNRGSTILRSYDNSVVDRLLQISVKKGIDFRFNAIFEKVEKREDGTLVVHAKGQDPIETDCLMFATGRRPNSEGLGLEALGVEIDELGAIKVDEDGRSTVPSIFAVGDITNRIQLTPVAIREGHAFADTQFGNNPRRVDYHCVPSAVFSHPPIAAVGLTESEAKNRYGTVKVYSSDFRPMKNVLANRDERALYKMVCDASTDRVLGLHMIGPDAPEILQAAAVAVKAGLTKQQFDDVVALHPTMAEELVLLK from the coding sequence ATGGCCGACCATGATTATGACCTGTTCGTGATCGGCGGTGGGTCCGGCGGCGTGCGCGCGGCGCGGATCTCGGCAGCGCACGGCGCGAAGGTCGCGATGGCGGAGGAATATCGCGTCGGCGGCACCTGCGTGATCCGCGGCTGCGTGCCCAAGAAGCTGCTGATCTACGGCGCGCATTTCGCCGAGGACCTGAAGGACGCCAAGCGCTTCGGCTGGCAGGTGCCCGATTGCGATTTCGACTGGCCGACGCTGCGCGACAACGTGCTGGCCGATGTCGACCGGCTGGAGGGCCTCTACCAGAACACGCTCGACAGCCATGGCGTCGAAACCTTCCACCAGCGAGCGGTCGTCACCGGGCCGAACGAGATCGAGCTGGCCGACGGCACGAAGAAGACCGCAAGGATCATTCTGATCGCCACTGGCGCGCGTCCCGCCGTGCCCGCCTGCCCCGGCCATGAACATGGCATCACCTCCAACGAGGCCTTCCATCTGGACAGCGTGCCGAAGCGGATCGTGATCGCGGGCGGCGGCTACATCGCCAACGAGTTCGCCGGTATCTTCAACGAACTCGGATCGAAGGTGACTTTGGTCAACCGTGGCAGCACGATCCTGCGCAGCTATGACAATAGTGTCGTCGACCGGCTGCTCCAGATCTCGGTGAAGAAGGGCATCGACTTCCGCTTCAACGCCATCTTCGAGAAGGTGGAGAAGCGCGAGGACGGCACGCTCGTCGTTCATGCCAAGGGGCAGGATCCGATCGAAACCGATTGCCTGATGTTCGCCACCGGTCGCCGCCCGAACAGCGAGGGGCTGGGCCTCGAGGCGCTGGGCGTCGAGATCGACGAACTGGGCGCGATCAAGGTGGACGAGGACGGCCGCTCCACCGTCCCCTCGATCTTCGCGGTGGGCGACATCACCAACCGCATCCAGCTGACCCCGGTGGCGATCCGCGAGGGCCATGCCTTCGCCGACACCCAGTTCGGCAACAATCCGCGCCGGGTGGATTATCATTGCGTGCCGAGCGCGGTGTTCAGCCACCCGCCGATCGCCGCCGTCGGCCTGACGGAAAGCGAGGCCAAGAACCGCTACGGCACGGTGAAGGTCTATTCGTCGGATTTCCGCCCGATGAAGAACGTGCTCGCCAACCGCGACGAGCGCGCGCTCTACAAGATGGTTTGCGATGCCTCGACCGACAGGGTGCTGGGCCTCCACATGATCGGGCCGGACGCGCCGGAGATACTGCAGGCGGCGGCGGTCGCGGTGAAGGCGGGCCTCACCAAGCAGCAGTTCGACGACGTCGTCGCGCTCCACCCGACGATGGCGGAGGAACTCGTCCTTCTCAAATAG
- a CDS encoding aspartyl protease family protein — MKNRVACALAGLALCLGAKAASASCGVGKIGELPVTMIDMQPMTDAKINGQPVRFVVDSGAFYSVISPGRATELGLKPEPLPGWMMQGINGETPMSLVTVKTFTISGSDLPRIEFIVAGSEVGGVGVLGQNLLGLVDTEYDLPHGTVRLMKAKGCGNSNMAYWSTGTDKIVSVVELAAYDRANAQTVGTVWLNGAKIHATFDTGAHDSVLSMAAAARAGITPKSPGVEPGGMIYGFGRQLVRSWIAPFDSFKVGEGETISHGRIRFGEFTGDTEMLLGADFFIAHRIYVSNSQRRLYLTYEGGPVFNIKARYQDAKGTAIAVTDAQTDPTTAEGYSRAGAVLLARNDREGALADFGKAVALAPTEPRYRLQRADALFDADRKAEAMADVAEAIRLKPDYVEALIGRAGLRLREDEPDIKAVLADLDAADKAAPPAANERLDIGGLYVAAAEPARAVPQYDQWIKYHPQDVRRPEALNDRCWARALAGIDLPAALTDCNSAIRQRPGNMSIVDSRALVELRMGDIDKALHDYDAVIAKDPKSAWSLYGRGIAKQRKGDTAGAKADFEASAAVSPKLAKRAKDFGIKP, encoded by the coding sequence GTGAAGAACAGGGTTGCGTGCGCGCTGGCGGGGCTGGCGCTGTGTCTGGGGGCGAAGGCGGCATCGGCGTCGTGCGGGGTCGGGAAGATCGGCGAACTGCCGGTCACGATGATCGACATGCAGCCGATGACGGATGCCAAGATCAACGGCCAGCCGGTCCGCTTCGTCGTCGATAGCGGCGCCTTCTACAGCGTGATCTCGCCAGGACGGGCGACCGAGCTGGGACTCAAGCCCGAGCCGCTGCCCGGCTGGATGATGCAGGGGATCAACGGCGAGACGCCGATGTCGCTGGTCACCGTCAAGACCTTCACCATCTCGGGCAGCGATCTGCCGCGCATCGAGTTCATCGTGGCAGGATCGGAAGTCGGCGGCGTCGGCGTGCTCGGCCAGAATCTCCTCGGCCTGGTCGATACCGAATATGATCTGCCGCACGGCACCGTCCGTCTGATGAAGGCGAAGGGATGCGGCAACAGCAACATGGCCTATTGGTCGACCGGCACCGACAAGATCGTCTCCGTCGTGGAGCTTGCGGCCTATGATCGCGCCAATGCGCAGACGGTCGGCACGGTCTGGCTGAACGGCGCGAAGATCCACGCGACCTTCGATACCGGCGCGCACGATTCCGTTCTCTCGATGGCAGCCGCGGCGCGGGCGGGAATCACGCCGAAGAGCCCCGGCGTCGAGCCGGGCGGCATGATCTACGGTTTCGGCCGACAACTGGTACGGAGCTGGATCGCGCCGTTCGACAGTTTCAAGGTCGGCGAGGGCGAGACGATCAGCCACGGTCGCATCCGTTTCGGCGAGTTCACCGGCGATACCGAGATGCTGCTCGGCGCCGATTTCTTCATCGCCCACCGCATCTATGTCTCGAACAGCCAGCGGCGCCTGTACCTGACGTACGAAGGCGGGCCGGTGTTCAATATCAAGGCGCGCTATCAGGATGCCAAGGGCACGGCGATCGCCGTCACCGACGCGCAGACGGACCCGACCACGGCGGAGGGCTATAGCCGCGCCGGTGCCGTGCTGCTGGCGCGCAACGACCGGGAGGGGGCGCTCGCCGATTTCGGGAAGGCGGTCGCGCTGGCGCCGACCGAGCCGCGCTACCGTCTGCAGCGGGCGGATGCGCTGTTCGATGCCGACCGCAAGGCCGAGGCTATGGCCGACGTGGCGGAGGCGATCCGGCTGAAGCCTGATTATGTCGAGGCACTGATCGGTCGCGCCGGTCTGCGGCTGCGGGAGGATGAACCCGACATCAAGGCGGTGCTCGCCGATCTCGATGCCGCCGACAAAGCCGCGCCACCGGCCGCGAACGAGCGGCTCGACATCGGCGGCCTGTACGTCGCCGCCGCCGAGCCCGCCCGCGCGGTGCCGCAATATGACCAGTGGATCAAATATCACCCGCAGGATGTCCGCCGGCCGGAGGCGTTGAACGATCGCTGCTGGGCGCGGGCGCTTGCCGGGATCGACCTGCCGGCTGCGCTCACCGACTGCAACTCGGCGATCCGCCAGCGGCCGGGCAACATGTCGATCGTCGACAGCCGCGCGCTGGTCGAACTGCGCATGGGCGACATCGACAAGGCGCTGCACGATTACGACGCGGTGATCGCGAAGGATCCGAAATCGGCCTGGTCGCTCTACGGGCGCGGCATCGCCAAGCAGCGCAAGGGCGATACGGCGGGAGCCAAGGCCGATTTCGAGGCGTCGGCTGCGGTCTCGCCCAAGCTCGCCAAGCGCGCCAAGGACTTCGGCATCAAGCCCTAG
- a CDS encoding polyhydroxyalkanoic acid system family protein: MASPMKFDIPHKLGKAEAKRRIEAGIPKLERHIPGGGTVQADWTGEDRMAMTVTAMGQKVSVDMLVEEAVVHATVAVPLMLSMMAGAISGFVQTSAEKMLAAPASDPQSGPPPQA, from the coding sequence ATGGCCTCCCCGATGAAGTTCGATATTCCCCACAAGCTCGGCAAGGCCGAGGCGAAGCGGCGGATCGAGGCCGGCATCCCGAAGCTCGAGCGTCACATCCCCGGCGGCGGCACCGTGCAGGCCGACTGGACGGGCGAGGACCGGATGGCGATGACCGTCACCGCGATGGGCCAGAAGGTCTCGGTCGACATGCTGGTCGAGGAAGCGGTGGTGCACGCGACGGTCGCGGTGCCGCTGATGCTGTCGATGATGGCGGGCGCGATTTCCGGCTTCGTGCAGACCAGCGCGGAGAAGATGCTGGCCGCGCCCGCGTCCGATCCTCAGTCCGGGCCGCCGCCGCAGGCGTAG
- the acs gene encoding acetate--CoA ligase, translating into MTDSRTAQHQRSLDDPDGFWLEQARSLDWITPPTRAGDWSFDEKDFHVRWFEDGVLNVSANCLDRHLAEHGDRVAIVWEPDDPKAEPKRFTYAQVHEEVCRFANVLKAQGVQKGDRVTVYMPMIPEAAFALLACARIGAIHSVVFGGFSADSLAGRMEDCGSAVVITADEGRRGGKTVPLKTTVDEAATIFAGVKTVLVVKCTGRDVPMTEGRDVWYHEAAAKVSTDCPPEPMKAEDPLFILYTSGSTGKPKGVVHTTGGYLLWAALTFRTTFDYKAPEIFWCTADIGWVTGHSYIVYGPLASGATSLMFEGVPTWPTSARMWEVVDRHDVSILYTAPTALRSLMKEGDDIVKATSRKSLRLLGTVGEPINPEAWRWYHDVVGDGRCPIVDTWWQTETGGHMITPFPGTVTKPGSATLPFHGVEPKLLDGEGKELHGEAEGNLIIARAWPGMMRGVWGDEKRFFDTYFRTFPGVYTTGDGARRDEDGYYWITGRVDDVINVSGHRMGTAEVESALVLHDDVAEAAVVGMPHDVKGQGIYAYVTLNSGIEASEDLRQALKKHVRHEIGPIATPDAIQFAPGLPKTRSGKIMRRILRKIAEGEIGALGDTSTLADPSVVDDLVKNRVG; encoded by the coding sequence ATGACCGACAGCCGTACCGCGCAGCACCAGCGTTCGCTGGACGATCCGGACGGCTTCTGGCTGGAGCAGGCCCGCTCGCTCGACTGGATCACGCCGCCGACCAGGGCCGGCGACTGGTCGTTCGACGAAAAGGACTTCCACGTCCGCTGGTTCGAGGACGGCGTGCTCAACGTCTCGGCCAACTGCCTCGATCGGCATCTCGCCGAACATGGCGACCGCGTCGCGATCGTCTGGGAACCGGACGATCCCAAAGCCGAGCCGAAGCGCTTCACCTACGCCCAGGTGCACGAGGAAGTCTGCCGCTTCGCCAACGTGCTGAAGGCGCAGGGGGTGCAGAAGGGCGACCGCGTCACCGTCTACATGCCGATGATCCCCGAGGCCGCCTTCGCGCTGCTCGCCTGCGCGCGGATCGGCGCGATCCATTCGGTGGTGTTCGGCGGCTTCTCGGCAGATTCGCTTGCGGGCCGGATGGAGGATTGCGGCAGCGCCGTGGTCATCACCGCCGACGAGGGGCGGCGTGGTGGAAAGACCGTCCCGCTCAAGACGACGGTGGACGAGGCGGCGACGATCTTCGCGGGCGTGAAGACCGTGCTGGTGGTCAAGTGCACCGGTCGCGACGTGCCAATGACCGAGGGTCGCGACGTCTGGTACCATGAGGCCGCCGCCAAGGTTTCGACCGACTGCCCGCCGGAGCCGATGAAGGCGGAAGACCCGCTCTTCATCCTCTACACCTCCGGCTCGACCGGAAAGCCGAAGGGCGTGGTCCATACGACCGGCGGCTACCTGCTGTGGGCGGCACTCACCTTCCGCACCACCTTCGATTACAAGGCGCCCGAAATCTTCTGGTGCACCGCCGACATCGGCTGGGTCACCGGTCACAGCTACATCGTCTACGGCCCCCTCGCCTCCGGCGCGACCAGCCTGATGTTCGAGGGCGTACCGACCTGGCCGACCTCTGCGCGCATGTGGGAAGTGGTGGACCGCCACGACGTCTCGATCCTCTACACCGCGCCGACCGCGCTGCGCTCGCTGATGAAGGAAGGCGACGACATCGTGAAGGCGACGTCGCGCAAGTCATTGCGCCTGCTCGGCACGGTCGGCGAGCCGATCAACCCGGAGGCGTGGCGCTGGTATCACGACGTCGTCGGTGACGGCCGCTGCCCGATCGTCGATACCTGGTGGCAGACCGAGACCGGCGGCCACATGATCACCCCTTTCCCCGGCACGGTCACCAAGCCCGGTTCGGCGACGCTCCCCTTCCATGGCGTCGAGCCCAAGCTGCTCGACGGCGAGGGCAAGGAGCTGCACGGCGAGGCCGAGGGCAATCTCATCATCGCGCGCGCCTGGCCGGGCATGATGCGCGGCGTGTGGGGTGACGAAAAGCGGTTCTTCGATACCTATTTCCGCACCTTCCCGGGCGTCTACACGACGGGCGACGGCGCGCGCCGCGACGAGGACGGCTATTACTGGATCACCGGCCGCGTCGACGACGTGATCAACGTCTCGGGTCACCGCATGGGCACCGCCGAGGTGGAAAGTGCGCTGGTGCTGCACGACGACGTCGCCGAGGCCGCCGTCGTCGGTATGCCGCACGACGTGAAGGGCCAGGGAATCTACGCCTATGTGACGCTCAATTCGGGTATCGAGGCGAGCGAGGATCTGCGGCAGGCGCTGAAGAAGCATGTCCGTCACGAGATCGGGCCGATCGCGACGCCCGACGCCATCCAGTTCGCGCCGGGCCTGCCCAAGACCCGCTCCGGCAAAATCATGCGCCGTATCCTGCGCAAGATCGCGGAGGGCGAGATCGGCGCACTGGGCGACACCTCGACGCTCGCCGACCCGAGTGTGGTGGACGATCTGGTGAAGAACCGGGTCGGCTGA
- a CDS encoding S9 family peptidase: MAIRTVSALALLMAAAAPLAAQPLHRFEDLVIAPDGDRVATVESGQEPDALSATHGAVVVRQTQSGRIVTRIDPCKTCEYGNLAYGPDGQLAFVARDRKAGTATLMVQGAHGARRLATVTGLAADPRWSPDGRSIALLVTIGAQKETGAVQAGTRQVGEIGETNDDKRIAIVPVAGGTLRTVSPSGRFIYEYDWTPDGRGFVATTAKGNGDANWWVATIDAIDAATGAVRPITAPATQANFPRVSPDGKTVAFIGGLMSDFGSVGGDVWTVPFAGGVATDITPGYRGTFTSLLWGEGGLRATVLLGDQAAVVPVDPTRGPAEPLWTAKVKIAAEDAKVAIARNGTMAMVAQDFEHAPAIFAGPIAAPVQITTENSAYRPIVTARSLTWRSGGHDVQGWLLAPRNVSLSTAKAPMITIVHGGPAAAVTPDFVWRGTNAALIAAGYWLFMPNPRGSYGQGEAFVQANKRDFGGGDLKDILAGIDAAEQAAPIDDARLGLMGHSYGGFMAMWANTQTNRFKAIHAGAGISDWISYYGTNGINTWMIPYFGKSLYDDAKPYWDISAIQFIDQARTPTLITVGERDIEVPPTQSTEYWNALKAHGVPTSLVIYPDEGHGFHDPAHIADERQRVVGWFDRYLKGK; the protein is encoded by the coding sequence GTGGCAATCCGTACCGTTTCCGCACTGGCCCTGCTGATGGCCGCCGCCGCTCCGCTCGCCGCCCAGCCGCTCCACAGGTTCGAGGATCTGGTGATCGCGCCGGACGGCGATCGCGTCGCCACCGTGGAAAGCGGGCAGGAGCCGGATGCGCTCTCCGCGACGCATGGCGCTGTGGTGGTGCGGCAGACGCAAAGTGGGCGGATCGTGACGCGTATCGATCCCTGCAAGACCTGCGAATATGGCAACCTCGCCTACGGGCCGGACGGTCAGCTCGCCTTCGTGGCGCGAGATCGCAAGGCCGGCACCGCCACCCTGATGGTGCAGGGCGCGCACGGGGCGAGGCGGCTGGCGACCGTCACCGGCCTCGCCGCCGATCCGCGCTGGTCGCCGGACGGGCGCAGCATCGCGCTGCTCGTCACGATCGGCGCGCAGAAGGAGACAGGCGCGGTGCAGGCCGGCACCCGCCAGGTCGGCGAGATCGGCGAGACCAACGACGACAAGCGGATCGCGATCGTGCCCGTGGCGGGCGGCACGCTGCGCACCGTCTCGCCATCGGGCCGCTTCATCTACGAATATGACTGGACGCCCGACGGCAGGGGCTTCGTCGCCACCACCGCGAAGGGCAATGGTGATGCGAACTGGTGGGTCGCCACCATCGACGCGATCGATGCCGCGACCGGCGCGGTCCGCCCGATCACGGCACCTGCCACGCAGGCCAATTTCCCGCGCGTCTCACCGGACGGAAAGACGGTCGCCTTCATCGGCGGGCTGATGAGCGATTTCGGCTCGGTCGGCGGCGATGTCTGGACGGTGCCGTTCGCCGGCGGCGTCGCGACCGACATCACGCCGGGCTATCGCGGCACCTTCACCTCGCTGCTGTGGGGGGAGGGCGGCCTGCGCGCGACGGTTTTGCTCGGCGATCAGGCGGCGGTGGTGCCGGTCGATCCGACGCGCGGCCCGGCCGAGCCGCTGTGGACCGCCAAGGTGAAGATCGCGGCCGAGGACGCCAAGGTCGCGATCGCGCGCAACGGCACGATGGCGATGGTCGCGCAGGATTTCGAACATGCGCCCGCCATCTTCGCCGGGCCGATTGCCGCCCCCGTCCAGATCACCACCGAGAACAGCGCCTACAGGCCGATCGTGACCGCGCGCAGCCTTACCTGGCGGAGTGGTGGGCACGACGTGCAGGGCTGGCTGCTCGCCCCGCGCAATGTGAGCCTGTCCACCGCGAAGGCGCCGATGATCACGATCGTCCACGGCGGCCCTGCCGCTGCGGTGACGCCCGATTTCGTGTGGAGGGGCACCAACGCGGCGCTGATCGCCGCCGGCTACTGGCTGTTCATGCCGAACCCGCGCGGCAGCTACGGGCAGGGCGAGGCGTTCGTGCAGGCCAACAAGCGCGATTTCGGCGGCGGCGACCTGAAGGACATCCTTGCCGGCATCGATGCGGCCGAGCAGGCGGCGCCGATCGACGATGCGCGGCTTGGCCTGATGGGCCACAGCTACGGCGGGTTCATGGCGATGTGGGCCAACACCCAGACCAACCGCTTCAAGGCGATCCACGCCGGTGCAGGCATTTCGGACTGGATCAGCTATTACGGCACCAACGGGATCAACACCTGGATGATCCCCTATTTCGGCAAGAGCCTCTACGACGACGCCAAGCCCTATTGGGATATTTCGGCAATCCAGTTCATCGACCAGGCCAGGACGCCGACCCTGATCACGGTGGGCGAACGCGACATCGAGGTGCCGCCCACCCAGTCGACCGAATATTGGAACGCGCTGAAGGCGCATGGCGTGCCGACCAGCCTCGTCATCTATCCGGACGAAGGCCACGGCTTCCACGATCCCGCCCATATCGCCGACGAGCGGCAGCGCGTCGTCGGCTGGTTCGATCGCTACCTGAAGGGGAAATAG